In the genome of Nonlabens sp. MB-3u-79, one region contains:
- the obgE gene encoding GTPase ObgE — protein sequence MTEGNFVDYTKVTVESGRGGKGSTHLHREKYVEKGGPDGGDGGRGAHIILKGNKNLWTLYHFKYKRHFKGGQGGNGAKQRRSGLDGDDIFIELPLGTVIKDTETGQIVHEILEDGEEFIICEGGKGGRGNWHFKSSTRQTPRYAQTGMDGNALDVTFELKILADVGLVGFPNAGKSTLLSVLTSAKPKIANYEFTTLKPNLGIVEYRDFKSFVIADIPGIIEGAAEGKGIGHRFLRHIERNSTLLFLVPADSDDISAEYDILVNELRKYNPEMLDKERFVVISKCDMLDEELIEQMREGLDEEGAFNGAPYMFISSVSQINLMELKDRLWEMLNE from the coding sequence ATGACTGAAGGAAATTTTGTAGATTATACAAAAGTAACTGTAGAATCTGGCCGTGGCGGTAAAGGAAGTACCCACTTGCATAGAGAAAAATATGTAGAGAAAGGTGGTCCTGACGGCGGTGATGGCGGTCGCGGGGCGCATATTATCCTGAAAGGAAATAAGAATCTTTGGACTCTTTACCATTTTAAATACAAACGACACTTTAAAGGGGGTCAAGGAGGAAACGGAGCAAAGCAACGCAGGTCTGGATTAGATGGAGATGATATCTTTATCGAACTTCCTTTAGGAACGGTCATCAAGGATACAGAGACTGGTCAAATAGTTCATGAAATCTTAGAAGACGGAGAAGAATTCATCATCTGTGAAGGTGGTAAAGGTGGTCGTGGTAACTGGCACTTCAAATCGTCCACTAGACAAACACCTCGTTATGCACAAACTGGGATGGATGGAAATGCCTTAGATGTGACTTTTGAGCTCAAGATCTTAGCTGATGTAGGTCTGGTAGGATTTCCTAATGCTGGAAAATCAACTTTGCTGTCGGTACTTACCTCAGCAAAGCCCAAGATTGCCAACTATGAGTTCACCACTCTAAAACCCAATCTAGGAATTGTAGAATACCGAGACTTTAAAAGTTTTGTTATTGCAGATATTCCTGGAATTATAGAAGGAGCTGCCGAAGGTAAAGGAATAGGACACCGCTTTTTAAGACACATAGAACGTAACTCTACCTTGTTATTTCTCGTACCAGCAGATTCTGATGACATCAGTGCTGAATATGATATTTTGGTCAACGAATTGAGAAAATACAATCCAGAAATGCTGGATAAAGAGCGATTTGTTGTGATTTCTAAATGCGATATGCTGGATGAAGAATTGATCGAGCAAATGCGGGAAGGACTCGATGAAGAAGGCGCTTTTAATGGGGCACCTTATATGTTTATTTCTTCTGTATCTCAGATCAACTTGATGGAATTGAAAGATCGTTTGTGGGAGATGCTGAATGAGTAG
- a CDS encoding adenylate kinase, with protein sequence MIKIHDLYFKPFLSALEIAAAIDNLAYQINRDLAGKNPIFLGILNGSYMVLADLTRKFHHDCEVSFLRAKSYEGTSSSGVVELGDQLDIDLVGRTVVIVEDIVDSGLTIETLSRKLQQYQPQDLKIATLFFKPEVYDRELKIDYVGKNIENKFVVGYGMDYNNLGRNLPELYVQTQRMKNIVLFGPPGAGKGTQATRLKDKYGLVHISTGDVFRYNIKNGTELGTLAKSFMDKGNLVPDEVTIKMLNAEVEKTPDAAGFIFDGFPRTEAQAKALDQLLASKNEKIDGMVALEVADEVLVERLLERGKESGRPDDANEGVIKDRISVYYQQTAPLKDYYAAQNKYYGVDGVGDMDAITERLSVEFDKL encoded by the coding sequence GTGATTAAGATCCACGATCTTTATTTTAAACCCTTTTTGAGTGCGCTGGAAATAGCTGCTGCCATTGATAACCTCGCCTACCAGATCAACAGAGATCTCGCGGGTAAAAACCCTATTTTTTTAGGGATTCTGAACGGAAGTTATATGGTATTGGCAGATCTTACTCGTAAGTTTCATCACGATTGTGAGGTGAGCTTCTTAAGGGCCAAAAGCTATGAAGGAACCAGTTCCTCTGGTGTCGTAGAACTGGGTGACCAGCTGGATATTGATCTAGTCGGGAGGACCGTTGTCATCGTGGAGGACATAGTGGACAGTGGGTTGACTATAGAGACGCTTTCGCGAAAGCTACAACAATACCAGCCTCAAGACCTAAAAATAGCCACGCTGTTTTTTAAGCCTGAGGTATATGATCGAGAGTTAAAAATCGATTATGTAGGAAAGAATATTGAAAACAAATTTGTCGTGGGATACGGCATGGATTATAATAATTTAGGGCGCAATTTGCCCGAACTTTACGTACAAACACAACGCATGAAGAACATCGTTTTATTCGGTCCTCCGGGAGCAGGAAAAGGAACTCAGGCCACTCGATTAAAAGATAAATACGGACTGGTTCACATCTCTACAGGAGACGTGTTCCGTTACAATATAAAAAACGGCACCGAATTAGGGACACTAGCAAAGTCCTTTATGGACAAAGGGAATCTAGTTCCAGATGAGGTGACCATTAAAATGCTCAATGCTGAGGTGGAAAAAACACCAGATGCTGCTGGTTTTATTTTTGACGGTTTTCCAAGAACAGAGGCACAAGCAAAAGCATTGGACCAATTATTAGCTTCAAAAAACGAGAAAATTGACGGTATGGTAGCTCTAGAAGTGGCTGATGAGGTTCTTGTAGAACGTTTGTTAGAAAGAGGTAAAGAAAGCGGCCGCCCAGATGATGCTAATGAAGGGGTGATCAAAGACCGTATCTCGGTATATTACCAACAAACCGCACCTTTAAAAGACTATTACGCAGCACAAAATAAATATTATGGTGTTGATGGAGTAGGAGATATGGACGCCATCACAGAGCGTTTGAGCGTTGAGTTTGATAAGCTTTAA
- the purK gene encoding 5-(carboxyamino)imidazole ribonucleotide synthase, with protein sequence MKQTQFSSDFTLGILGGGQLGKMMLYTTRKWDITTYVMDKDDSAPAFQGCDVFFEGDIMEYEAVMEFGEQVDVLTIEIENVNVQALQDLEDKGIAVSPSAKVLNLIRNKARQKSFYQDQNIPTAAFEVYPKPRLDHDRTYPFIWKSAEGGYDGKGVKVIRKASDLKDVPQVECIYEDMVDFDLELAVIVARNARGEMKTYPVVEMEFHPEANQVEYVICPARIDSGISDRARELALQVSEAYEHVGLLAVELFLTKSGELLVNEVAPRPHNSGHYSIEGAITDQFEQHIRCVCNLPLGATDNTVASVMVNLVGEEGHTGDVIYDGIEDILALPGVTPHIYGKKETRPYRKMGHVTVVADDVIKARELAEIVKSRIKVVAASV encoded by the coding sequence ATGAAACAGACACAATTCTCTTCAGATTTTACATTAGGAATTTTAGGCGGCGGTCAATTGGGCAAAATGATGCTTTACACCACCAGAAAGTGGGACATCACTACTTATGTCATGGATAAAGACGACAGCGCACCAGCTTTTCAGGGCTGCGATGTGTTCTTTGAAGGAGATATTATGGAGTATGAAGCGGTTATGGAATTTGGCGAGCAAGTAGATGTACTGACTATAGAAATAGAGAATGTAAATGTACAAGCCCTACAGGATCTAGAAGATAAAGGAATTGCTGTTTCTCCTAGTGCAAAAGTCCTCAACCTGATACGGAATAAAGCACGCCAAAAATCTTTTTACCAAGATCAAAACATCCCTACTGCAGCTTTTGAAGTCTATCCAAAACCACGCTTAGATCACGATAGAACCTATCCATTTATCTGGAAAAGTGCCGAAGGTGGTTACGACGGTAAAGGAGTAAAAGTGATTAGAAAAGCAAGCGATTTAAAGGATGTACCTCAAGTAGAATGTATCTATGAAGACATGGTAGATTTTGATCTGGAACTTGCGGTTATCGTTGCCCGCAATGCCCGTGGTGAAATGAAAACCTACCCAGTAGTAGAGATGGAATTCCACCCCGAAGCCAATCAGGTAGAATATGTCATCTGTCCGGCACGTATTGATAGCGGTATTTCTGATCGAGCAAGAGAACTGGCATTACAAGTTTCTGAAGCCTATGAGCATGTAGGCTTACTGGCTGTGGAACTGTTCCTTACTAAATCTGGCGAACTTCTAGTAAATGAAGTCGCTCCACGACCACATAACTCTGGTCATTACAGTATAGAAGGTGCGATCACTGACCAGTTTGAGCAACACATCAGGTGTGTCTGTAATTTGCCATTAGGCGCAACCGACAATACGGTGGCCAGTGTGATGGTGAATCTGGTAGGAGAAGAAGGTCATACAGGTGATGTGATTTACGACGGTATAGAAGATATTCTCGCTTTACCAGGGGTAACCCCTCATATTTACGGTAAAAAAGAAACCCGCCCTTATAGAAAAATGGGACATGTAACTGTTGTTGCAGATGACGTGATCAAAGCGCGCGAACTTGCTGAGATTGTCAAGAGCCGTATAAAAGTAGTAGCCGCGTCTGTTTAA
- a CDS encoding exo-beta-N-acetylmuramidase NamZ domain-containing protein: MVVGMTSCNSKTNGNNTATSPQEEKFVLEKYQGQRLLVETNDNEPIPAAYLLGEWIEKLKGKRIALVGNQTSVVKTEDTVISKEWDTRDKLRYAHLVDTLLAHGIDIKRVFAPEHGFRGTEDAGASIKDGLDEQTGIPIISLYGKNKKPFKEQLEDVDIVLFDIQDVGARFYTYISTLHYVMQACAEYDSKLIILDRPNPNGHYIDGPILEKKHQSFVGMHPVPVVHGMTIGEYAMMINGENWLGNNLQTDLEIIKCKNYTHATPYSIPIKPSPNLPNDQAINLYPSLCFFEGTEVSVGRGTEMQFQVYGSPSLGKYTGFSFTPTPNEGSKRPPFNGKKCFGVDLRDYKKLDHLELDFLVDAFAKAPSKQNFFNPFFTKLAGTTLLQAQIEKGMSAQEIAATWEKGLENYRKIRSKYLLYE; this comes from the coding sequence ATGGTTGTAGGAATGACTTCCTGTAATTCTAAAACCAATGGTAACAATACCGCTACTTCTCCTCAAGAGGAAAAATTTGTTCTTGAAAAATACCAAGGCCAAAGGCTTCTCGTAGAAACCAATGATAACGAACCTATTCCGGCGGCTTATCTATTGGGAGAGTGGATTGAAAAACTCAAAGGAAAAAGAATTGCCTTAGTGGGAAATCAAACCAGTGTCGTAAAAACTGAAGATACCGTTATTTCTAAAGAATGGGATACTAGAGATAAATTGCGTTACGCACATCTCGTCGACACCTTACTAGCTCATGGAATAGACATCAAACGTGTTTTTGCTCCAGAGCACGGTTTTAGAGGCACTGAAGATGCTGGTGCCAGCATCAAAGATGGACTAGATGAACAAACCGGCATTCCTATCATTTCTCTTTATGGCAAAAACAAAAAGCCGTTTAAAGAACAACTGGAAGATGTAGATATCGTTTTATTTGACATTCAAGATGTGGGCGCTAGGTTCTACACCTATATATCTACCCTTCATTATGTAATGCAAGCTTGTGCAGAGTACGACAGCAAGCTCATTATCTTGGACCGTCCTAACCCTAACGGGCATTACATCGACGGCCCTATTCTAGAAAAAAAACATCAAAGCTTTGTGGGCATGCACCCAGTTCCTGTGGTACACGGTATGACTATAGGGGAATATGCGATGATGATTAATGGCGAAAACTGGCTGGGTAACAACCTACAAACTGACCTAGAAATTATCAAATGCAAGAATTATACGCATGCTACTCCCTACAGCATCCCTATCAAGCCATCTCCCAATTTACCTAACGATCAAGCTATAAATCTGTATCCTAGCCTTTGCTTTTTTGAAGGAACTGAAGTAAGTGTAGGACGTGGAACAGAAATGCAATTTCAAGTGTACGGGTCTCCTTCCTTAGGAAAATATACGGGCTTTTCCTTTACTCCAACGCCTAATGAAGGTTCTAAAAGACCTCCATTTAACGGGAAGAAATGCTTTGGAGTAGATCTTAGAGATTATAAAAAACTAGATCATTTAGAGTTGGACTTTTTAGTAGACGCTTTCGCGAAAGCGCCATCAAAACAAAACTTCTTTAACCCATTTTTTACCAAACTCGCTGGAACGACCCTCTTACAAGCTCAGATCGAAAAAGGTATGAGCGCACAAGAAATTGCAGCTACATGGGAGAAAGGACTTGAAAACTACCGAAAAATTAGATCAAAATACTTGCTGTACGAGTAA